The DNA segment GAAATGGCGCTTCCACCAGCTCGCGATCTCCTGCCTGCCATGCAGGGGCTTATCGCCGGAGAAGAAGATGGCCTCTTCCGAGACGAAGGCGGTGAAGGCCGGGTGGTCCCGCCTGGCCATCGTCTGCGCGAAGGCCCGTTCCGTGTCCATCACCTGTTGTCTGAGCGATCCGTTATCGAGGGGCTTTGCCGAAAGTGGACGGAGAGGGAGCGCGGCCATAAGGGCAAGAACAAGGAGACGCTTCCGCATCGCAGGACTCCTTTCTCGGTGATGGGCGACAACGACCAGGTGCGACCTGACAAATGAAGCTGGCCGGAT comes from the Geothrix edaphica genome and includes:
- a CDS encoding YybH family protein — encoded protein: MRKRLLVLALMAALPLRPLSAKPLDNGSLRQQVMDTERAFAQTMARRDHPAFTAFVSEEAIFFSGDKPLHGRQEIASWWKRHFEKPEAPFSWEPESVEVLASGQLALSTGPVRDSKGKVIGTYTSIWRLEGPGKWRIVFDKGSPVCDKP